TGTTCATGCTCATCATTGCGCTGTAAGCATATCTATGATGATCCACCAACTAACTCAAAACTTTACCTCACTAAGTTGCATTTCAAATCTGCAATATTGCGGTAGCTTTACGTACAACCAGCCACTTCTATCCAAAGTATTAAAACGGCACTGTGTAACCAACCTTTTTTGATCAACTTTCAACGTCTTCACAACAAATGTATATGCATCGTGCGAAGTTTGACGTTCCTGTGTCATTTGTCTACAAGTATCTCGCTGTGGTTGAGTCGTTTCGCAGGCATTATGTCCTTGAGCGCGCGAGGTAACATTCCCCCTATTTCTTGCCTATTCCGGTTGGCACATAACAATTGCTTTCCTTAGATTTGTATAATTTCAATATTATCTAAACCTTCGAATCTTCTTCATATGTTTCCTCTCAGCCTCCGCAGCCGTACACATTCGGCTACGACACTGTGGACGAGTATGGCAACAAGCAGTTCCGTAACGAGCAGAGCGACTCAAACAATGTGAAGACTGGCTCCTACGGATATACGGACGCCAACGGACTGTACCGACGAGTAAACTACGTCGCTGACGCTCATGGCTTCCGCACCACGATCGAGACGAACGAGCCTGGAACCAAGGCCGGGGCTAGTGCCGACGCCGTCTACAATGCCAACCCAGTGGTCAGCGGTCCCGTGGTCAAGGCCGCAGCAGCTTTCCTGGCGCCCACGTACGCCAAGCTCACAGTGCCGGCGTACGCGTTCGCTGGACACCACCACGGCTATGGATCACGCTACTAGATAGTTCATGGTGCCAGGCGCCGTGTCCGAACCACAGAGTAAAGCCCATGGAAGGTGTTGCCTGTAGAACAGCCCTATAGTAGCGCTCGCGATCAATGGAGGTTCATCCAATTTTTACTTGATAGGTCACTAAGAGAAGATAATACGTATGCTTATGTGCCGCGTCTAGTGTTTCCGAAAAACACTAGCGCATGTTGAAAGAAAGTGCCCCGCTAGATTTTCACTTTATAGCCGGACACCTGCATTCGGAGTGTCGCTAATGTCCCAAGCGGACTGAATAAGACTCGCCCGGAAGGGACAACCGTCGATCTAGAATGATATGCTAAACTCGCCTGTAGTTGGAGCCACCACTGCCGCTACAATATAGCTCGTCAGATTCAGAACAACATGTCAGGGAAGGACATAAACGTAAAGAAAAAGTCCACCATCCATATTTTCGATAGCAAGTGTTGTGTTATTGAAAAACACAACCAATGGTGGTATCTATTAAAGACTTGCCAGAGGCTGACACAAGCTTGGCAATAAACGATGAAGAGGCTTATGAGGCCGCCGGCAAAGCTTACCACTCCAGATAGCAAAAAGTGGCTTCAATCGACGCATTCTTTAAAAGAACTCCCATATGGGATCATTAAATCTCGAGATTAGCACTCGGTCTCATGTCGAATGAATgggaaagaaaggagaaacaCAAGGAAGCCTAATAAATAACGGGCCTCCTAGAAGCGCCACGCGACTAATTCTACTAATTTACAGCCCTTCCAAATATCTGACTCTGTGGTTCTGACCGAGATGAGCCTTTGAGAAAAAGCGCTTGTTTTGCTTTGTCATAGCCATGTGCGACAATATTCGCGCCAGATGTGGGAATTGTACAGTGCTGTGTCACTTGGCCACGAGCTTTCCTAATGTTTAACGCCTTGTCTCACGCATCTCGTGCGGCGTTTCTGTCGGCACAGTCTTGCGTCATGATTTTGTTTAAATATGTGTGCTTTCATTGTAACTACTTCATTTCTGGCGGTTATTTAGACTGGCCACTAGAGGACTGCCTGCTCGGACGTCGTTTCTCGAAAACAGGGGTGTTCTGGCAATTGCACAAGGAAGCACGTTGAACTTCGTGTGTTTAGTGACTTCAGTTGCATTGTTGCATTTCGTGAATGCAACAACACGTTCCCGCCCCGTTTGGATATTGATGACAAGACTAAGTTGAATTACTGGTACCACATTGTAAAGGTAGCCAACATGAACGGATGCGCTAATTATTCGACATAGCTAAAATTATCATAGCGTAACTCCCGTGGTAACTCGGCTTTGCACAAGTTTAACtgattgcgattttttttttgtgctgcaaATTGCTCCGCCTTGGTGACATAAAGAGCCCTATGTCCTACGCTAAAGTTATCATGCAGTGTTTACGACGAATGAGGACAAAAGCATTCTGGGGCCGTGTTATGTAAAGGTTCTTTTCATCCTATTCTATTAGTTTGTTATCACTCCTCAAATGTAGTGGCTGATACCGGCGATCATTATGACGTTGTGTCATGCCAGCCAATAATGAAGGACAATAAAATTGGAAAATGAAAACAATCGTGCCATTATACGGCCCCTTCTGCATTACTATATTTTATAAAAATCGGACACGGTCTATCAGGATTGTTTGATTGCAAACTAATTAGGTGGTGCCAAATCCTACTTCATATGAATGCTTGGGAAGGCTAAAGATCTGTGGCATGAAAACGTCTGGAGCACAGCACAATCTCTAGTAGCTTTAGACATGCGTCTGTCTTTTGAAATCATATCTATAGTCGCGCCGTGGATAACAGTGTACAAAGGTCCTTCTAAGCCTCAGGTCTCACATTCTGGTGTTGGGTTCCTTTTGTTCCATCTCGTATGTACGACATTTACTTGTGACATGTTTGGAAGCATGATCGATGACGCAACTTCGTCGCTGTTTTTATTGCACGTAGCTTGCAATTATAGCACATAGCGCATTCTGCGTATGCAGAGAGCTGACGTGACAATGTACACCCAGCCACAGAGTTTTACGGAACTCGAAATcggagaaaaagctgaatatctgcgcagcctcacaacgcagctTAGTATTCacatttacagcctctaccagtACATgggaacaacattgtgatgctcggatttactgactactgttacaggATGGTCGGAAATTGAATGTTTTCTCAGATTCCGTGATCCGTAAGCTTTTGTGGTTTACTGTAGATCATTAAACTTAGCTCCCGATATTTCCTTGAGCTCTCGCAAGAATTTCCTTTGACATGGCAAACTGCCTCATTCAAAACATTGTCACACTTTTTGAGGTGTCTACGTGATGTcaatggatgttttttttttatggggaaTGAGGCACcctttatttatttgcatttaaAAGCACTTTGTGATAGTAATAATTCATAACAAACACTCATCGGGTCAATTTTTTCTGGTTGTAAGAATGTTGGATTCTGCATGCACGAGCTTCATAAATCTTAAGGGTTATGCAGGGCACTCAAAGCAATGCACAGGGTTCTGTAAAACAATTACTCTTGATTATACCAGTGAGTATAAATTGATATGAACTATTCGAGAAAGCTTGACGCAATATTTAGATGCGAAGCTTGTTTTCAGGTGTTTGGGACCATGAATTCTTTAAGtgctggccttttttttttcagtgttataCCAAAGTCACTGTCATTTCGCTGTACTCGAAATGCTGTTTTGTTCTTGTGGcgcgtcttctttttttatgtgtttttccCTGGTCACTGTATACGTCCTAGTCCTTGTAAACTTCCTTGATGTTCTGGCTTTGTCTTATTCTGGTGTGCAGGTATTTGAGTTCCAAATACCAAAAACAAGCCTTGGTATATTGGCGCTTGAGCGCTGCGAGTATTCATTGCTTTGATACCAGCTTTACTGAAATAAAAATGTTGGTCTTCCCGTTTCTACTTTCTTGGGCTCTTTATCGAATCGGTGGTTCAGCGATAGGAAACTAAGCCAAAAACATGCGTCATATTGAGAAAGGTTGGAGTAGGTAAGTAGGAGACATCTTATTTTGTCAGCGTTAGGCGGGGGTGATTAAGCGTGGTGTCTTCAGGCTGGCGAAGTCACCGTGAAGCGATGTTTGATGGCGACCTCTTGAGCTCGTTTTATGGCCTGTAATTGGGTGTCCAGGCTGGAATTGAGCAGCACTGGCTCCCATGAGGGAGAGGCCATGAGGTTCTGGGGAGGCTTGTCCTCCTCCCAGTTTCTTACTCTGTGATCCAGTGCTACTAGTTCCCCACAGAATCTACAGAGTGGGCTTACTTGGTCAGGGTATATGTACGCATACATGTGCGGGTTAAGGTCGGAGTGCTGCTATTATGAAAACACAGCCCGCTCTCTTAGCAGCTGAAAAGCCTAAATAAATGTTGTATTTCGCAAGCTGAAGAAACACAATAAATGCTCGCGTATCATCAAGCGCTCGATTTAGCAACCAAGGACCCCCTTTCTAACACTTTTTTCACTTTCTATTCAATTGGCTATAAGACATTAGTTCGCATAAAGCCGTGTAACCGCTATCGCCGAAATTAGACACCCTGCACGAAGAGCGACGAGAAATGAGCTCAAAGCAAATGAATCCTCGCAAAATATGGTCCTAGCACATATGAAGAAATTGCCAGACAGCATACTACGCATAATTGATGTAATAAGCTGTTCCAGCATATAGATTACGCCACGAATAACTATTAATGCTAAACACTAAAGAAACATCGGCACGTGCAGCAAAATCTTTACTACAAGATAATTACATATACAACGGAAGTGAATCACGTATTACACACCCACCAACCAGTACGGACGgccaggatcatcgctgagcagaatagcctcgcACTGCTCTTCCGAGGGATTTGGAATGGGGTCAACTGTGGGATTAAATTGGcatgcccataccatgtggtagaggttagctacctctccacagtgggggcattgcggggagtataaTATAGGGTACtactggtgtaacttagctggcgttgggtatgtattggtttgtagtctCCTAAACGTGTTCTCTTCTAACTTATTGAAGTatttatgtggtgttgggtactccttcctggctgttctgcATGGGGCGagattgtcagcatacactgctaaagcagaTAGGTCGCAACACCCTTCAAGGTTATCAAGGGCagacgcccggtatagaagagctcgggcatgcctgtgagcggcttcgtttcctcctggtagttccaggtgaccgggaaaccagatgactgaggcttggctgggtggatgcttaaTCAGCAATGACAACACTGACCTGTGAATTAATCAATTATTGAAGTTGCGACAGGCGTTCAGGGAAtcagtgagcacatcggcgttgaggttagatgctatagctaatgcaatagctgcttcccCTTCGTGAGTGGGGTTAGATGTTTTCATCGAGGAGCAGTTCAGCATCAATCCTGAAGGTgttgagaccacaatagtcatcCCTCCATTCTTAGGTCCTGCGGCATCCATGTAAAGGGTGTTAGGTTGCTTGTCCCATTTCTTCTGCGCGGCTTCCCCTCTTGAATTTCTTTATATGcgggatgcatgttccgcggaatggggtacacgttgatgcgtctcctcacatcacgtggtacctcttccctttGGACTATCGTATAGGGCACATTAATATGGATCTTTTCAAGCAGATCTCTACCTGGTTTCgtgagtgcgagcctattgagttgtgggaagcattgtgcttcccacatctctttGAGGGTATTATGTACTCCTAGAGCCATGAGCTTTGTCGGGGCGGCATTCCTTAACCTCTCCAGGTCAgaaattgaaaagttggagacaCGGATCAGGAAAGCCTACAAGTAGCATTGGGGCAACCAAACTCCACGCCAACCTAAATCTAATCAAGGAGGACCCTTGCATTTAACGCCCTCTGAAGTGCGGCCACAGAAGCCGGGAATCATGCTGGCGACATCGTGGACAAACGACTAACAGTCAGGCACGTGCTAATCCAGAGACGTTCTCGTATATCCTCTGCGACAGCCctgggacgctataacgtaaaactgttccaaacttttctattccaattctgcaataagcacaccgcgattggtcaaaaacatttttggacaaccaccacttcgcctgtctgtcacgcgacgtcacgaaaaccgcgatagcttcccatctgatatgacgtgtgcacaatgattatgcataatttgatcGAGCAAAACaaatatagttatttctgattcgacgcctttttgccattagccctcggctattggtcaaaaggtttcgggctgcacccacttcacctgcccttcacgcgacgtcacaaaaccgcaacaaCGTACCGCGTCAAAGGGaagcgtacgcgttaaagatacattaatatacctaacaaaactgaattttcttcgcaatagccgcaggctgcctctttccgaaaggaattaaaggtggctgccgccgatcgctcaggtgctggctactcgctcctgccggagagcatgggtttatttgcgtgtaataaaacattttgcgtggccgtgtaacgttttcaaacattttcggcaggtttacgacctcgttctgccaactcttcttgctgaggatccatttgagcgttattcttaagcttccgttgcatgcagccgcgattgtcgacgagccagtgcaagctaagtaagagaaagcggaccaatcacagacaccggcaccaccctcttaatCCGGTTATCCATATTTAGTGCAGTGTATCGGCCCCATCGAAGCCcgctccacttgagcgtgctcctcgcctcttgtgagccaattagctaagacaagccgctcagtgcagccaatgttattcatttttaaagaaaagaaaagtgacctcctataaacgaggggagcatttgattggagtgaccgcccgatgcttgcgtcggcggttacgcaaatttgacgtcaggagattggaataaaaacatattagaatagtttcacgttatatgGCCCCTGATTGCAGCGCAAAACGTCAGAGACTCGACGCCGATTGTCCGGCTTGTACGACAGACTATTTAGGGCGTGACCTCCCGTTCTGGGGTCACCGAACAACACTCGAACTGCACTGCGAGGAAGAAGAGCGCTCGTGGCATTTTTAACGCAGAATGGCTTCACCTCCAAGCTCTAGTACTCGACGGGCGCATTAACATTCTTACGAGCTGGGCACAGAGCATGTATGTACATGGGACACGTACCTAGTTCGCTGCACACTGTCTTCACTGGACATTGCCTACAATATACGTGCCTTCCAACACGAAGTAGCCAGTGACAAAGCTACTCCGGCGGATTtaaaaatgtttttctctctgtatttttCTCTCTCGTGCTCAGCAACAAAGTGCCTTTGGAACCGCAACGGGTCAGACTTCAGCTATTATTAGGACTCTATACTTATTTTAATGCAAAAGCAGCAAGTTATCCAAGCACACATCGGCATCTTTTCGTAAGATCATCTTCTTTGTAATAGGCACAACGTCGTCATCATCCACTACAGTATTGAATTTTGAGGCCTCCGAATTAAGGGCATGCATAGGCGCCACGAAATCCGGCGCAAATTACCACGTTGCACTAGCAACTGAGCAGTAGCTCAGTTGCTAGTGCGGCGCAAGCTCAACTGCTTATAGACACGTAGATTTTATACGTAATGGCGGGCGAAGTTTTCATGTTATTTGCCCCATGAGGAGAGTGGCCTGACGACGGTGGTATGATGGAAAACTCAGGCGGACGGACACAGCAAACCAAGTTTGGCACTTTGACTGCGGTCACAGTAGGATGTTTAGCAGACGATCACCCATTGTGTCAGGAGAAAAGAATATATGAGCGCGATAGTGTTCATTGCCATAGACAAGATGTACGGGTTACTTCGTGCAGTTCGGTGATTAGCCATCGCACGACAAATGGCTGCGAAAAGCGACGGTGTTCCCGCTGCTACTTCATCATGAAAGAGCAGTTTGACTCCATACGATGGAGGATAAAAATCGCCTTATgattattgcgatagcacttgCCTCCCCGCTATCGTGCTGTCAGggtatcgacggcgcatgcgcgctCCTTGAGAGGAGGATGCGAAGATGTGATGGGAAGCTATCCAGATACTTGAGACAGGCGCAATGTGTTTGGTTCCAAATATGGCAAAGACAAGATAACGCACCTTCATGCCCCGCTATAAGTCAGTTCTGCTACGTGAGTTCTGCAACAGGGTCCGTTATTCTAGCCACCCCCTGCAACAGTTCTGCCTTCCGCTTCTACACTCTTGCattcttagaaaaatttacaccctttggggtttatcttgtcccacaacaataatcgccatctgtctagcccgcgtttcctttctttaacgctgcgagcccggtacttcccagtcacgaacggcatgcgcgttattagtgtgacgtagcattctcgacaggaaagtaacgagcgccgagttttcaagaaaggaaacgctagcaaggcagatgacgattattgttgtgggacaaatatccaccccaaagggtacaaccgttttaagagtgtaggcaaaattacaccctttggcttgccccttctgccacgcaacaataatcgttatccgCCTTgaggcgtttcctttctttaacgctgcgagcccggaactttccagtaacgaacggcacgcgcgttatcagaaagggcactccaaagggtgtaaactgttctatggtgataacgcgcgtgccgttcgttactggaaattaccgggctcgcggcgttaaagaaaggaaacgcatcaaggcagataacgattattgttgtgtggcagaaggggcaagtcaaagggtgtaactttgcctaagagtgtagcaTGAGTGTTGTTCCttagcgttcctgctgagcagcTGTAGGCCTGCCCCACCATGGCCGCGCCGAAGCGCTAGAGATAGCCTTTGAGCGCAGCCGTCACATGGCCGCGACCTAACCGTGATTCGTTCCGCTAAGACAATGGTCTTAGCGGAACGGACAGTCAATTTCAAGCTACAAACGCCTTAGTGGAACATTTTTTTTCGGCGAGCTGGTTCATAAttgagaaagaaaacagaagcgcGAAAGAAACACGGACGAGACTAGTATAAGCGCGAGTcctgttaaaattaaattatggggttttacgtgccaaaaccactttctgattatgaggcacgccgcagtggaggactccggaaatttcgaccacctgaggttctttaacgtgcacctaaatctaagtacacgggcgttttcgcctccatcgaaatgcggccgccgtggccgggattcgatcctgcgacctcgtgctcagcagccgaacgccatagccactgagcaaccatggcgggtgcgcGAGTCCTGCGTGTACTCGTCTCATCCTTGTTTATTTAGGGCTTCTATTACAATTCTCAAACGCCAGCAATTTTCTTTCGGTTTCACCTCGTGCATTATCGAGGTATGGTGCAGAGGCTAAGCGAAGTGCGATGTCTGCAACACTGACGGCGACATTCCTCATCACGCTAGTGTTGTGAGAAGCCTTAGCTGCCGGCGCACTGTTTCTACTGCGTCACTGAGCTCCATCTCTTGTTCCATCGCACCAACACGTTAGACCCGCGTTTTCTTAAAACTAGCCGCGCTGGCCAGTTACACTGTGTCCGCAACAGTGTTAGGGGAGGCCGGGAACAATAGTAAACATTATTATCGTTTTAAATGATTCTCCATTTGGGCAGATTTTTTCCAACCGCACACCTTTCGCTGCACCAGCTTTAGCGACAAGGACCTAGGGAAGAGGTGTAATCCTTGGGTTCTTTTAGTTGTAAAGCAACAAAGGTCCTAGCACTAGACGCACATGGCAGGAGTGTGTTATGGAGGGCTAACATGGATGAGGTAGCATGGGATACGAGGACTTAAGCTGTCAGACTCGGCACTGAAGATAGGAGAAAAGATATCTGCTGATATAAAAGCGCGTTTTCAAGAACAGGAAAACGTGTAAGTTGGCGGCAAAAGTGACTATCGGAATTATAGTCCGCGTACTCGCGAGTAAGTATGTCGCCCTCCTATGTGAGCTGTAAGGTAATGCGAGCATAAGTTGCTCCATGTGCCACGAATTACTATACCTGCCCCCGCGGTTCTCATCGCTTCCTTCCCACCCGCTTCCTAAACTAATgtacgagaaagagagagatttgATAAGAAAGGGCATTATTTCAGCCTCCCACGAGCGAGCACGTCTCCTCACCAATCCTTGTTGATCCGGTTCCAATCGAGGAGGAGGTTAAAATGCACACGTTGCCGCCATCTGCCGCAAGGGACAGAAGGCTGCACGCTCATTCAACGCGTGTATTTTCTTCTAGGTAGCGCTCGCTGTCGTCGTTCTTTCAAGCTTCCGTGCACAAATTCGCAAGGCCTTTAGTTCGTAAGTTCCTTTTTCCACTGACCAGCCAGGTTCTGCTAGCATGCCCCGTATCCGGACTGGCTGGAATTCTcacttacgaacaattctaacgTAAAAGCTTCTTGTGAATACAGGACCATTATTCCCCGTTTCTTCACAACCAGAGTCATCGGCCTCATTTTATTCATTGTCAGTTTACTAGCTTACATCTTACaggacgcaaaaagaaaaaaaaagaagaacggcaGTGTTCTGTCGCTGATATGTCAATATAGCTCATATCTTCGTTTAAATAATACTTTATATGGGTAGGGACGGAAATACTCCCTTTGAAGCTCTTGATTGCTGATCGCTAATCAATCCATGTGTTCTAATAAAACTTCCTTCCTTTCGCTGAGCCTACTTGAGCGCCTAATTTGTGTGCGACGCGAAGTTCAAAAGAGAAGAAAGCCGCTTGTTTTTTGTACGGAATTAGCTAATAGTGTGAGCAGTTTACAAAATCCTACAATATGTAATtataaagaagacatgtcagatTGCACACTTATCCTAGAagctgctgtattttttttttctttgtgcaacaTTTTGCCGTAGCAACGTATACCTTTAAGCTGGATGAACGTAAAATCGtctgttatttttcttttactgtgAATATCACAGCAAGTAAAAACTATTCGCACCGTTAGCATTCTGACATACTTGCTGGGGTAAATCAATTTTTTTAATGATGAAGGAAACTACGCTTGTCAGTGAAATATAAAATAATATGTCACAAAATGAGCAGCATGAAGTCGCCAAAACCATTTGACTCAACGCAGAATAAGTTCTAAATTCTACTCTAAATAGAGACCAAGCGCTTGTGATCAATTTAAAATTCCTTTCTGATGGATAATCAACAAAAGTGTGAGTTTTTCTTAGAATTTTGGGCATATAGTAATTCATGTCCTTCTTTGCGAAAACCGTGATACATGCGCCCAATGAAGGAGAGTAGGAGAGGTGGTATTATTTAACAACGA
This Dermacentor albipictus isolate Rhodes 1998 colony chromosome 1, USDA_Dalb.pri_finalv2, whole genome shotgun sequence DNA region includes the following protein-coding sequences:
- the LOC135903542 gene encoding cuticle protein 10.9-like; amino-acid sequence: MYTKLILLCMAVGAYAGGRYGFHHGGFGGPIFAAAAAPVVAKVGLGEPVYPPQPYTFGYDTVDEYGNKQFRNEQSDSNNVKTGSYGYTDANGLYRRVNYVADAHGFRTTIETNEPGTKAGASADAVYNANPVVSGPVVKAAAAFLAPTYAKLTVPAYAFAGHHHGYGSRY